In the Limanda limanda chromosome 1, fLimLim1.1, whole genome shotgun sequence genome, one interval contains:
- the LOC133020381 gene encoding acidic phospholipase A2 2-like — MNALRSLFLLAAGLSVAWCGPMAPIPERALPQFRNMILCKMPKSRPIWQLADYGCYCGKGGSGSPVDDLDRCCQVHDNCYGEAEKLKQCNPYFKFYAYSCDEESKTVTCDENNNACEMFICECDRKATECFARSPYNPKYRHWPQERCQ; from the exons ATGAACGCCCTCCgatctctgtttctcttggcCGCCGGCCTCTCTGTGG CTTGGTGTGGTCCAATGGCACCAATCCCCGAACGGGCGCTCCCCCAGTTCAGGAACATGATCTTGTGCAAGATGCCCAAAAGCCGGCCGATTTGGCAACTAGCTGACTACGGCTGCTACTGTGGAAAGGGCGGCTCTGGCTCGCCTGTGGACGATCTGGACAG GTGCTGCCAAGTGCACGACAACTGTTATGGTGAAGCCGAGAAGCTCAAGCAATGCAACCCTTACTTCAAGTTCTACGCCTACAGCTGTGACGAAGAAAGCAAGACGGTCACCTGTGACG agaacAACAATGCATGTGAGATGTTCATCTGCGAGTGTGACAGGAAGGCCACTGAGTGTTTTGCCAGATCGCCTTATAACCCCAAGTACAGGCACTGGCCCCAAGAACGATGTCAGTAG
- the LOC133020461 gene encoding phospholipase A2-like: protein MNALQTLFLLATGLSVACCGPRAPIQRRALNQFRTEIQCLMSDSSPVLDYYDYGCYCGYGGSGTPVDELDRCCQVHDKCYGDAMQHNACWPIIDNPYTEFYAYRCAKQSKMITCGKNNDACEMFICECDGKAAECFARSPYNPENKRLPSERCQ from the exons ATGAACGCCCTCCAGACTCTGTTTCTCTTGGCCACCGGCCTCTCTGTGG CTTGCTGTGGTCCAAGGGCACCAATCCAAAGGAGGGCGCTTAACCAGTTCAGGACAGAAATCCAGTGCCTGATGTCTGACAGCTCGCCGGTTTTGGACTACTATGACTACGGCTGCTACTGTGGATATGGCGGCTCTGGCACACCTGTGGACGAGCTGGACAG GTGCTGCCAAGTGCATGACAAGTGTTATGGTGACGCCATGCAGCACAACGCATGCTGGCCCATCATCGACAACCCTTACACCGAGTTCTACGCCTACAGATGTGCCAAACAAAGCAAGATGATCACCTGTGGCA AGAACAACGACGCATGTGAGATGTTCATCTGCGAGTGTGACGGGAAGGCTGCCGAGTGTTTCGCCAGATCGCCTTATAACCCCGAGAACAAGCGACTGCCCAGTGAACGATGTCAATAG